TCCAACAGCGGCCAGATCTGCAACGCGCTGACCCGCATCCTGGTGCCCGCCGCGCGTGAGCGCGAATTCGTCGACGCCCTGGCCGCGCGGATGAGCGCGCTCGTCGTGGGCGACCCTGCCGATCCCGCGACCGAGTTGGGACCCCTCGTTTCGCGACGACAGCAGCAGCGCGTCCGCGGCTACATCGACCTCGGACAACGTGAGGGGGCCCGGCTGGTCTGCGGCGGGACTGCGCTACCTGACGGGGTGGACACCGGCTGGTATGTCCGGCCCACCTTGTTCGACGGCGCGAACAACACGATGCGCATCGCCCGCGAGGAGATCTTCGGTCCGGTGCTGACGGTGATCGGGTACCGGGACGAGGACGAAGCGGTCGCGATCGCCAACGACTCCGACTACGGCCTGGCCGGTTCGGTCTGGACCGCCGATTCCGACCGCGGCGTCAGCGTCGCCGAACGTGTACAAACGGGCACTTTCGGGGTAAACCAGGGGTACACAATGGATCCGTTCGCACCGTTCGGCGGCGTCAAGGACAGTGGATACGGCCGGGAGCTGGGCCGTGAAGGGCTCGAAGGCTATCTAGAGACCAAATCCATCGCCGTCGCAACCGCACGTTGAGGGGACGAAGATGACCGTAACCGCCTCACAGAGGGTTCCCGCCGCCGAACGCATCGCCGTGCGCTGCGTCGACTCCGATGTCCATCCGGTGCCGCGCCGCGGCGTGCTGGGGGAGTACATCCCCGAGCCGTGGCGCAGCCGGTACTTCGGGACGCACGACGTCGGTGAGCTGATCTACTACGACGCGCCCGACTATGCGCACGCCTATGCCATGCGCACCGACACCTTCCCCTCCGACGGTGAATTCGCAGGCAGCGATCCCGATCTGGCGTTCCGGCAGTTGATCATGGAGGCCGGAGCCGACATCGCGATCCTGGAACCGGCGGCATACTCGGCGCACATCCCCGAGGCCAACCACGCCATGAACTGTGCGTTGAACGACTGGCAGGCCAACCACTGGCTGGACAGTCACAACAACTGGCACGAGCGGTGGCGTGGCTCCATCTGCCTGGCTGTCGAGGCGCCGGAGCTCGGGGCGCAGGAGATCGAGCGGTGGGCCGGCCATCCTTACATGGCGCAGATCCTGATCAAGGCCGAGCCGCGGCCGTCGTGGGGTGATCCGAAGTACGACCCGATCTGGGCCGCGGCCACCAAGCACGACATCACGGTGAGCTGCCATCTGTCTCGCGGCGAATACGACGAGTTGCCGCTGCCCCCGGTCGGGTTGCCCAGCTACAACCACGATTTCATGGTCACGTACTCCCTGTTGGCGGCCAACCAGGTGATGAGCCTGATCTTCGACGGGGTCTTCGACCGGTTCCCGACGCTGCGGGTGGTGTTCGTCGAGCATGCCTTCACCTGGATCCTGCCGCTGATGTGGCGCATGGACGCCATCTACGAGAAGCGC
Above is a window of Mycolicibacterium boenickei DNA encoding:
- a CDS encoding amidohydrolase family protein, giving the protein MTVTASQRVPAAERIAVRCVDSDVHPVPRRGVLGEYIPEPWRSRYFGTHDVGELIYYDAPDYAHAYAMRTDTFPSDGEFAGSDPDLAFRQLIMEAGADIAILEPAAYSAHIPEANHAMNCALNDWQANHWLDSHNNWHERWRGSICLAVEAPELGAQEIERWAGHPYMAQILIKAEPRPSWGDPKYDPIWAAATKHDITVSCHLSRGEYDELPLPPVGLPSYNHDFMVTYSLLAANQVMSLIFDGVFDRFPTLRVVFVEHAFTWILPLMWRMDAIYEKRKSWMDIKRKPSEYVKDHIKFTTQPLDYPEDKTELSRAFEWMECEKILLFSSDYPHWTFDDPRWLVKHLPEHAREAIMFRNGIETYKLPETVPVLEGQVRVF